The proteins below are encoded in one region of Clostridium pasteurianum DSM 525 = ATCC 6013:
- a CDS encoding pyridoxal phosphate-dependent aminotransferase — MISKIMMDYVANSSVIRAMFEEGKKLSKIYGEENVFDFSLGNPNVEPPDSIKKAVVEVISEESPNLVHGYMSNSGYLDVRASIADNICKKHNINLNEDNIVMTCGAAGGLNILLKTLLDPGDEVISFSPFFGEYANYVRNFNGKLVISPSNIDTFQPDLESFKDSITAKTKAVIINSPNNPTGVVYSEDTIKNLSEILEEKQRELGSSIYLISDEPYREIVYDGVKVPYILKYYKNSFIAYSFSKSLSLPGERIGYIVCHSEIEDFNNVIQALNVANRILGFVNAPSLFQRVIGKCLDSEVDINIYKKNRDLLYNHLIKIGFSCVKPDGAFYLFPKSLIPDDREFAKEAKKFNLLIVPGSTFGCPEHFRLSYCISYDKIERSLPQFDKLAQVYLK, encoded by the coding sequence ATGATATCAAAAATTATGATGGATTATGTGGCAAACAGTTCGGTTATAAGAGCAATGTTTGAAGAAGGTAAAAAGTTGTCTAAAATTTATGGCGAGGAAAATGTTTTTGATTTTAGCCTGGGTAATCCAAATGTAGAACCACCAGATAGCATAAAAAAGGCTGTGGTAGAGGTTATATCAGAAGAATCTCCCAATCTAGTACATGGATATATGTCTAATTCCGGTTATTTAGATGTAAGAGCTTCTATTGCAGATAATATATGTAAGAAACATAATATAAATTTAAATGAAGATAATATAGTAATGACCTGTGGAGCTGCCGGCGGATTAAATATTTTACTAAAAACATTATTAGATCCTGGCGATGAAGTTATTTCCTTTTCTCCTTTCTTTGGTGAATATGCAAACTATGTACGTAATTTTAATGGAAAGCTTGTAATATCCCCTAGTAACATTGATACTTTTCAACCAGATTTAGAATCCTTTAAAGATAGCATTACCGCTAAAACTAAGGCAGTAATAATAAATTCTCCTAATAACCCTACTGGTGTAGTCTATTCCGAAGATACAATCAAGAATCTATCAGAAATTTTAGAAGAAAAACAAAGGGAATTAGGCAGCAGCATATATTTAATCTCTGATGAACCTTATAGAGAAATAGTCTATGATGGTGTAAAAGTTCCATACATATTAAAGTATTACAAGAACTCCTTTATAGCTTACTCATTTAGTAAATCTCTCTCACTTCCTGGAGAAAGAATAGGATATATAGTTTGTCATAGTGAAATAGAGGACTTCAATAATGTAATTCAAGCCCTAAATGTTGCCAACAGAATACTAGGATTTGTAAATGCTCCTTCACTATTTCAAAGAGTTATTGGAAAGTGCTTAGATTCAGAAGTAGATATAAATATATACAAGAAAAATAGAGATCTTCTTTATAATCATCTTATTAAAATAGGATTCTCCTGTGTTAAACCAGATGGAGCTTTTTACCTATTCCCTAAATCCCTGATACCGGATGATAGAGAATTTGCAAAAGAAGCTAAAAAGTTTAACCTTCTTATAGTACCTGGTTCTACTTTTGGCTGTCCTGAGCATTTTAGACTTTCTTATTGTATCTCCTACGATAAAATAGAAAGATCCCTTCCCCAATTTGATAAGCTGGCACAGGTTTATTTGAAATAA
- a CDS encoding nitroreductase family protein, producing MDFLQLAKTRYSVRKYKDKKVEDEKLQKILEAGRVAPTGANTQPQKLIVITKEEGLKKLKKGANIYGAPVAVIVCEDHDVSWKRPYDNKDVAETDVAIVSTHLVLQATELGLGTIWVCYFDPKIIREEFNIPNNVEAVNIIGIGYADEEPASPERHKAARKPLEKTIIKESF from the coding sequence ATGGATTTTTTACAGTTAGCTAAAACTCGTTACTCAGTGCGTAAATATAAAGATAAAAAAGTTGAAGATGAAAAACTTCAAAAAATACTTGAAGCTGGAAGAGTTGCTCCTACTGGAGCTAATACACAGCCCCAAAAACTAATAGTAATAACAAAAGAAGAAGGACTTAAAAAACTTAAAAAGGGTGCTAATATCTATGGAGCTCCAGTGGCTGTAATCGTGTGTGAAGATCATGATGTAAGCTGGAAAAGACCTTATGATAATAAGGATGTTGCAGAAACGGACGTTGCCATAGTTTCAACTCATTTGGTTCTTCAAGCTACCGAATTAGGATTGGGTACCATATGGGTATGCTATTTTGATCCTAAAATAATAAGAGAAGAGTTTAATATACCAAATAATGTAGAAGCAGTAAATATAATAGGTATTGGTTATGCAGATGAGGAGCCTGCTTCTCCAGAAAGACATAAAGCAGCTAGAAAACCTTTAGAGAAAACTATAATTAAAGAGTCTTTTTAA
- a CDS encoding sensor histidine kinase, translating into MKIGIRFKLVFFISVLLLFVIALLSFLVLNGIKIYQNKEAEGILLNQKDMFEQYLDENFSLNNANTNEKFELVRATIFNKPWLRTIPANIYDTKGNLLSGFKPEGKLNENPQKNIMIKNALQDKISYKYDKNIIYFYSPIKYKNNTAAILELQYSTEESNKFYNNIKFLFYYTGSLSLIIGIILGYLYLSNFTKAIYIMKNSIKNIQTKNFYAVKELVRKDELGELSKGLIYMSNTIEKSIKDLETEKDTLSKAVKKLKQMDRQQKDFIGNVSHEFKTPITSIKAYADVMNMYSNDLTLISNGTESISKECDRLTNMVDKILKLSSLDKYDFEIEKNIINIKDLIEQICSRMSGKVKKNKLALNYHVDNLNILSDSESLRHIIINLIDNAVKYNTPGGNINIVCHQQDKLLKIDVEDTGIGMSQEHLSKIFEPFYRAAIHRSSKVGGAGLGLALVENMVKKLQGTISVNSTLGKGTTFSIKLPIYDYHNNLSEPNCLQNTNK; encoded by the coding sequence ATGAAAATAGGGATTAGATTTAAACTTGTGTTCTTCATTTCTGTACTTCTACTTTTTGTTATAGCACTATTGAGCTTTTTAGTACTTAATGGCATAAAAATATATCAAAATAAGGAAGCTGAAGGTATTCTATTGAATCAAAAAGACATGTTTGAACAATATTTAGATGAAAACTTCAGTTTAAATAATGCCAATACTAATGAGAAATTTGAACTAGTAAGAGCTACTATATTTAATAAGCCCTGGCTGAGAACTATTCCTGCAAATATATATGATACAAAGGGAAATCTTCTTTCTGGATTTAAACCGGAGGGAAAACTAAATGAAAATCCTCAGAAAAATATAATGATTAAAAATGCCTTACAGGATAAAATCTCCTATAAATATGATAAAAATATAATATATTTTTATTCACCTATTAAATACAAAAACAATACAGCAGCAATTCTTGAGCTCCAGTATTCCACTGAAGAAAGTAATAAGTTCTATAATAATATTAAATTTTTATTCTACTATACAGGTTCACTTTCGCTAATTATTGGAATAATATTAGGTTATTTATATTTATCCAATTTTACTAAAGCCATATATATAATGAAAAATTCAATTAAAAATATTCAAACGAAAAACTTTTATGCTGTAAAAGAACTTGTCAGGAAAGATGAACTAGGAGAACTCAGCAAGGGTCTTATATATATGAGCAATACTATTGAAAAGAGCATAAAAGATCTTGAAACTGAAAAAGACACATTAAGCAAGGCTGTAAAAAAATTAAAACAAATGGATAGACAACAAAAGGATTTTATAGGAAATGTAAGTCATGAATTCAAAACTCCCATAACCTCTATAAAAGCTTATGCAGATGTTATGAATATGTACAGCAATGATCTGACTCTAATTAGTAATGGTACCGAGAGCATATCTAAAGAATGTGATAGACTTACCAATATGGTAGATAAAATTTTAAAGCTTTCTTCTTTAGATAAATATGACTTTGAAATAGAAAAAAATATTATAAATATAAAGGATTTAATAGAACAAATTTGTTCGAGAATGTCTGGCAAAGTAAAGAAAAACAAATTGGCTTTAAATTATCATGTAGATAATTTAAATATTTTATCAGATTCTGAAAGTTTAAGACATATAATCATAAATTTAATAGATAATGCTGTAAAATATAATACGCCTGGAGGAAATATAAATATCGTCTGCCATCAGCAAGATAAATTACTTAAAATAGATGTTGAAGATACTGGCATAGGCATGTCACAAGAACATTTATCAAAAATATTTGAGCCCTTTTACAGAGCAGCAATTCATAGGAGCAGTAAAGTCGGCGGAGCGGGACTTGGCCTTGCATTGGTAGAAAATATGGTTAAAAAACTTCAGGGAACTATAAGTGTAAATTCAACTTTAGGTAAAGGTACTACTTTTTCCATTAAGCTGCCTATATATGATTATCATAATAATTTATCTGAACCAAATTGCCTGCAAAATACCAATAAATAA
- the namA gene encoding NADPH dehydrogenase NamA has product MKTFEKYKLKNLNLVNRIVMPPMDMYSADQSGIANELHYNHYTTRAIGGVGLIIVESTAVTPNGRISDNDLGLWTDEQIENLKKIVDSVKKYGSNIAIQLNHGGRKYVGSSGEVLAPSEIAFDEKSKIPKELSKYEISEIVEAFKQAAVRADKAGFDAIEIHGAHGYLIDEFLSPLSNVRKDEYGGNTENRARFLKEILEAVTEVWPKEKVISLRVSAQDYKEGGMTVDEMIKIINIIKRYIDIIHVSSGGLLPVPVKDYPGYQVKLAEEIKNHCNIPTISVGLIKDTDMVEEILSNGRSDLVALGRELLRNPYWVLNAARDKNIDIKFPKQYLRAFK; this is encoded by the coding sequence GTGAAAACTTTTGAGAAATACAAATTAAAGAATTTAAATCTTGTAAATAGAATTGTAATGCCTCCCATGGATATGTATTCAGCAGATCAGTCCGGCATAGCTAACGAATTACATTATAATCATTATACTACAAGAGCTATAGGAGGGGTAGGACTTATAATAGTGGAATCTACTGCAGTTACGCCAAATGGAAGAATAAGTGATAACGATCTGGGCTTGTGGACTGATGAACAAATAGAAAATTTGAAAAAAATAGTGGATAGTGTTAAAAAGTATGGTTCTAACATAGCTATTCAATTAAATCATGGAGGTAGAAAATATGTTGGAAGTTCAGGAGAAGTTTTAGCTCCTAGTGAAATTGCTTTTGATGAAAAAAGCAAGATACCTAAGGAGTTGAGTAAATATGAGATTAGTGAAATTGTTGAGGCTTTTAAACAGGCGGCCGTAAGAGCAGATAAAGCTGGTTTTGATGCTATAGAGATACATGGAGCACATGGATATCTTATAGATGAATTTTTATCACCTCTTTCCAATGTAAGGAAGGATGAATATGGTGGGAATACTGAAAATAGAGCTAGATTTCTCAAAGAAATATTAGAGGCAGTGACAGAGGTTTGGCCTAAGGAAAAAGTAATATCTCTAAGAGTTTCAGCACAAGATTACAAAGAAGGTGGAATGACTGTAGATGAAATGATTAAAATTATCAATATAATTAAGAGATATATTGATATAATTCATGTAAGCTCAGGAGGATTGTTGCCAGTTCCCGTAAAGGACTATCCTGGATACCAGGTTAAATTAGCTGAAGAAATTAAAAATCATTGCAATATACCTACTATATCAGTTGGATTAATAAAAGATACAGATATGGTGGAAGAAATATTGTCAAATGGAAGGTCAGATTTAGTTGCCCTTGGAAGAGAATTGCTTAGAAATCCTTATTGGGTATTAAATGCAGCAAGAGATAAAAATATAGATATAAAATTTCCAAAGCAATATCTGCGTGCTTTTAAATAG
- a CDS encoding CsxC family protein: MTDKNYISGKESGKAPNKAPNVIKADTLPPSVIKPVRKAGNFKVDVVVAEFDAYVNSESIIHLAKPAYEIKRIDKEVFLNEARFVPTKFDYRKGKVVEGIVFLQGYLRKNIEYASLTSTGKSAIGGEINDTTARVKFLTSVVIKDFVNHPIIKPSPANETTRYFDKKALGKSIKEADRRTLEILNEPVHAEIEETDVIDADINIKGKPIDGFTNEELFDKFVDKAVIRIRVKLLQKQQVKPYHNSYDVEEYDETDAEIDPDYE, from the coding sequence ATGACAGATAAAAATTATATTTCTGGTAAAGAATCAGGGAAGGCTCCAAATAAAGCTCCAAATGTTATAAAAGCTGATACCCTTCCACCTAGCGTTATTAAACCCGTTCGTAAGGCAGGTAATTTTAAAGTTGATGTAGTGGTTGCTGAATTTGATGCTTATGTAAATTCAGAATCAATTATTCATCTTGCTAAACCAGCTTATGAGATAAAGAGAATAGATAAAGAAGTTTTCCTTAATGAAGCTAGATTTGTTCCAACAAAATTTGATTATCGTAAAGGAAAAGTTGTTGAAGGAATAGTTTTCCTTCAAGGATATCTAAGAAAAAATATAGAATATGCTTCATTAACTTCTACCGGTAAATCTGCCATAGGAGGAGAAATTAATGACACCACTGCAAGAGTTAAATTTTTAACTTCTGTAGTAATTAAAGACTTTGTAAATCATCCTATCATTAAACCAAGTCCAGCAAATGAAACTACCAGATATTTTGACAAAAAAGCTCTAGGAAAAAGCATAAAGGAAGCTGACAGAAGAACCTTAGAAATTCTTAATGAGCCAGTTCATGCAGAAATCGAAGAAACAGATGTTATAGATGCTGATATCAATATAAAAGGCAAACCAATAGATGGCTTTACTAATGAAGAACTATTTGATAAATTTGTAGATAAAGCAGTTATAAGAATTCGTGTAAAATTGCTTCAAAAACAACAAGTAAAACCATATCACAACTCCTATGATGTAGAAGAATATGATGAAACAGACGCTGAAATTGATCCAGATTATGAATAA
- a CDS encoding CsxC family protein: protein MTDKNYISGKESGKAPNKAPNVIKADTLPPSVIKPVRKAGNFKVDVVVAEFDAYINSESIIHLAKPAYEIKRIDKEVFLNEARFVPTKFDYHKGKVVEGIVFLQGYLRKNIEYASLTSTGKSAIGGEINDTTARVKFLTSVVIKDFVNYPIIKPSPADETTRYFDKKALGKSTKEADRRTLEILNEPVHAEIEETDVIDADINIKGKPIEGFIHEEIFDKFVDKAVIRIRVKLLQKQQIKQYQKDYDVPEDNKTDNEIDSDDE from the coding sequence ATGACAGATAAAAATTATATTTCTGGTAAAGAATCAGGGAAGGCTCCAAATAAAGCTCCAAATGTTATAAAAGCTGATACCCTTCCACCTAGCGTTATTAAACCCGTTCGTAAGGCAGGTAATTTTAAAGTTGATGTAGTGGTTGCTGAATTTGATGCTTATATAAATTCAGAATCAATTATTCATCTTGCTAAACCAGCTTATGAGATAAAGAGAATAGATAAAGAAGTTTTCCTTAATGAAGCTAGATTTGTTCCAACAAAATTTGATTATCATAAAGGAAAAGTTGTTGAAGGAATAGTTTTCCTTCAAGGATATCTAAGAAAAAATATAGAATATGCTTCATTAACTTCTACCGGTAAATCTGCCATAGGAGGAGAAATTAATGACACTACTGCCAGAGTTAAATTTTTAACTTCTGTAGTAATTAAAGACTTTGTAAATTATCCTATCATTAAACCAAGTCCAGCAGATGAAACTACCAGATATTTTGATAAAAAAGCTCTAGGAAAAAGCACAAAGGAAGCTGACAGAAGAACTTTAGAAATTCTTAATGAGCCAGTTCATGCAGAAATTGAAGAAACAGATGTTATAGATGCTGATATCAATATAAAAGGTAAACCAATAGAAGGATTTATTCATGAAGAAATATTTGATAAATTTGTAGATAAAGCAGTTATAAGAATTCGTGTAAAATTGCTTCAAAAGCAACAGATAAAACAATACCAGAAAGATTATGATGTCCCAGAAGATAATAAAACAGATAATGAAATTGATTCAGATGATGAATAA
- a CDS encoding Cof-type HAD-IIB family hydrolase — protein MRLSHEIYFELIDRNGEFMDTRFKNYLLISDMDGTLINTRGEISRENISAINNFVKKGGIFTIATGRTMESAGRYLKQLQVNAPIVLYNGAKIYDYKKEKTLCEISLEEPVKEIIRKVKYDDSSLGLEIYCEENVYIYNPCRFTERFSKKGYEIYYNIEDIWDKNWTKILILGEENQLDVMEIDFIDTFGDVNLIRSGENFLEIIPKNTSKGHGLIELCKILRTDLSNTIAVGDNMNDAELLKEAGYGFCVANGNKKLRDIVKYKCPSNDEAPIKYIVEWIERTLL, from the coding sequence ATGAGATTATCTCATGAAATTTATTTTGAATTAATAGATAGAAATGGAGAATTTATGGATACAAGATTTAAAAATTATTTATTGATTTCAGATATGGATGGAACACTTATAAATACCAGAGGAGAAATATCAAGGGAAAATATTTCCGCTATAAATAATTTTGTAAAAAAGGGTGGAATATTTACTATTGCTACAGGAAGAACTATGGAATCTGCAGGAAGGTATTTAAAACAACTGCAGGTGAATGCACCAATAGTACTATATAATGGAGCAAAGATTTATGATTATAAAAAAGAAAAGACTCTATGTGAAATATCTTTGGAGGAACCTGTAAAGGAGATAATCAGAAAAGTTAAATATGATGATAGCTCTCTTGGACTTGAAATTTACTGTGAAGAAAATGTTTATATATATAACCCCTGTAGATTTACTGAGAGATTTTCTAAAAAAGGCTATGAGATATACTACAATATTGAAGATATATGGGATAAAAACTGGACCAAGATATTAATACTGGGAGAAGAAAATCAATTGGATGTTATGGAGATAGACTTTATAGATACTTTTGGTGATGTGAACCTTATAAGAAGTGGAGAAAATTTTTTAGAGATAATTCCTAAAAATACATCTAAAGGACATGGACTAATTGAGCTCTGTAAAATATTAAGGACTGACTTAAGTAATACTATTGCAGTAGGGGATAATATGAATGATGCAGAGCTACTTAAAGAGGCTGGTTATGGTTTCTGCGTTGCCAACGGGAATAAAAAACTTAGGGATATAGTCAAATACAAATGCCCATCTAATGATGAAGCTCCTATAAAATATATAGTAGAATGGATCGAAAGAACTTTATTGTAA
- a CDS encoding winged helix-turn-helix transcriptional regulator has protein sequence MSEIKLERGSYSDNCPIELAINIIGSKWTSLIIRDLLIDKTVRFGDFLKSLEGISPKTLSLRLKELEKKEIVTRTVYPEIPPHVEYSLTCKGKALEPIFLELKKWGMLIKDSKK, from the coding sequence ATGTCAGAAATAAAACTTGAAAGAGGCAGTTATTCTGATAATTGCCCTATAGAACTCGCTATAAATATTATTGGAAGTAAGTGGACATCCTTAATCATTAGAGATTTATTGATTGATAAAACTGTCCGTTTTGGAGACTTTTTAAAATCTCTTGAAGGTATAAGTCCTAAAACTCTATCCCTAAGACTAAAAGAATTAGAGAAGAAAGAAATTGTTACAAGAACTGTTTATCCTGAAATTCCACCTCATGTAGAATACAGTTTAACCTGTAAAGGTAAGGCTCTAGAGCCAATATTTTTAGAATTAAAAAAATGGGGTATGCTAATTAAGGATTCTAAAAAATAA
- a CDS encoding response regulator transcription factor, producing the protein MQDKILIVDDEKNILDVLAYSLKREGYMIDTACAGKEALRKIDSFNPHILILDLMLPEINGYDVCKKLTDKNIGIIMLTAKSDIIDKLLGLELGADDYLTKPFDIREVIARVKSLSRRLNKNINEEKNIISIKNFILNLSERTVIIDNKSIELTSIEFDLLYLLLSNPNIVYSRNQLLDLVWKTDYFGGTRTVDTHIQRIRKKLGIHYQSLIQTVHGTGYRGVIKLNENRD; encoded by the coding sequence TTGCAGGACAAAATACTCATAGTTGATGATGAGAAAAATATACTGGATGTACTTGCTTATTCCCTAAAACGTGAAGGATATATGATTGATACAGCCTGTGCTGGTAAAGAGGCTCTACGTAAAATTGATAGTTTTAATCCTCATATATTGATTTTAGATTTGATGTTACCTGAAATTAATGGATACGATGTTTGTAAAAAATTAACAGATAAAAATATAGGTATTATAATGCTTACAGCTAAAAGCGATATTATAGACAAGCTTCTTGGGCTAGAATTAGGTGCAGATGACTATTTAACAAAACCCTTTGACATTCGTGAAGTAATTGCAAGGGTTAAATCACTATCAAGAAGATTAAATAAAAATATAAATGAAGAAAAAAATATAATAAGCATAAAAAATTTTATATTAAATTTAAGTGAAAGAACTGTTATCATAGATAATAAATCTATTGAATTAACCTCCATTGAATTTGATTTACTTTATCTTCTACTTTCAAATCCAAATATAGTCTATTCTAGAAACCAGCTTTTAGATTTAGTTTGGAAAACAGATTATTTTGGAGGCACACGAACTGTAGATACTCACATTCAAAGAATAAGAAAAAAGTTAGGTATTCATTATCAGAGTTTAATACAAACAGTTCATGGTACAGGTTATAGAGGAGTGATCAAACTAAATGAAAATAGGGATTAG